The following proteins come from a genomic window of Deltaproteobacteria bacterium IMCC39524:
- a CDS encoding helix-turn-helix domain-containing protein: MIRKFPIIIACAPEDVSFYRNFPLPSEELQVVHYGQAFCSVLLQEIDLIILDCGFDPRLGLRLLEDFKARFSSVPILFVTGQSSEEIILRAFKLGARDFFQKPLSVFNVSRTTMELLKAKREVREHLRVPTVSESEQPANGTLCQIGVLQPSIMKVVCHIESNYHMAISLDQMATLASMSKYHFVRLFRREAGMSPVRYLKFVRIQRAKELLKRADLSVLSAAHRVGFQDVSNFNKNFKNIEGCTPSQYRARLF; this comes from the coding sequence ATGATCCGTAAATTCCCGATTATTATTGCTTGCGCACCAGAAGACGTTTCATTTTACCGCAATTTCCCCTTGCCCAGTGAGGAGCTCCAGGTTGTTCATTATGGCCAGGCCTTCTGCTCTGTCCTGCTTCAAGAGATTGACCTGATAATACTCGACTGTGGCTTTGATCCCCGGCTGGGGTTGCGACTGCTGGAAGATTTCAAGGCGCGTTTCTCTAGTGTTCCCATTCTGTTTGTGACAGGACAGAGCTCAGAGGAGATTATCCTTCGGGCATTCAAGCTCGGCGCCCGGGATTTCTTTCAAAAACCTTTGTCGGTATTCAATGTGAGCCGTACCACTATGGAACTGCTGAAAGCCAAACGTGAGGTGCGAGAACATCTACGAGTTCCCACCGTTAGCGAGAGCGAGCAGCCAGCAAACGGCACTCTTTGCCAGATCGGGGTCCTTCAGCCTTCTATCATGAAAGTGGTTTGTCACATCGAGTCAAACTATCATATGGCGATCAGTCTGGACCAGATGGCCACCCTGGCAAGCATGAGCAAGTACCATTTTGTCAGGCTTTTTAGGCGCGAGGCCGGCATGAGCCCGGTTCGTTATCTGAAGTTCGTACGCATACAGAGAGCCAAGGAGCTGCTCAAGAGGGCAGATCTGTCCGTACTGTCAGCCGCGCATCGGGTCGGGTTCCAGGATGTAAGCAACTTTAATAAGAATTTTAAAAACATCGAAGGCTGCACGCCCAGCCAGTATCGCGCAAGGCTGTTCTGA
- a CDS encoding SO_0444 family Cu/Zn efflux transporter encodes MIEFFQHQLIETWRIFTEAAPYVIFGFLAAGVIKAIVPEDAVARHLGGRSTMAVIKASLFGIPLPLCSCGVIPAAIGLRKQGAGRGSSAAFLVSTPESGVDSIAITWALLDPVMTVIRPIAAFITGTLTGILINLLPEETTELDVEQNDCGCQSSCCESESHAEAPLARRMAAGVHYAFGELLKDIGGWLLIGVLVAGLVATLLPDDFFALLFEHQAASLVLMLLVGIPLYMCASASTPVAAALVLKGLSPGAALVFLLAGPATNAATLTVVARFWGRKATMVYLAVISCCSLSLGWLTNEFYAWAGIDISRWVAPAEDHSAGGWHTFAAIVLLALIARAFYLSRGRAT; translated from the coding sequence ATGATAGAGTTTTTCCAACATCAGCTGATTGAGACCTGGCGTATTTTCACCGAAGCCGCCCCCTATGTCATCTTCGGCTTTCTTGCCGCCGGCGTAATCAAGGCCATCGTACCCGAAGATGCCGTCGCCAGGCATCTGGGTGGTCGTTCAACCATGGCGGTTATCAAGGCTTCTCTCTTTGGCATACCTCTGCCGCTCTGCTCCTGCGGTGTGATCCCGGCCGCGATCGGTTTACGCAAACAGGGGGCGGGGCGGGGGTCCTCGGCTGCTTTCCTGGTGTCGACTCCGGAGTCGGGGGTTGATTCAATTGCCATCACCTGGGCGCTGCTCGATCCGGTGATGACGGTCATACGCCCCATTGCTGCGTTTATTACCGGAACCCTAACCGGTATCCTGATCAATCTATTGCCGGAAGAGACCACGGAACTTGACGTTGAGCAGAATGATTGCGGATGCCAGAGCTCCTGTTGTGAATCAGAGTCTCATGCTGAGGCGCCCTTGGCCAGACGCATGGCTGCTGGTGTTCATTACGCCTTTGGTGAATTACTGAAAGATATCGGTGGTTGGTTACTGATCGGTGTACTGGTTGCCGGGTTGGTGGCGACGCTTTTACCGGACGATTTCTTTGCCCTGCTCTTTGAGCATCAGGCCGCGTCTCTCGTGCTGATGTTGCTGGTGGGTATCCCTCTTTACATGTGCGCCAGTGCCTCGACTCCGGTTGCCGCAGCACTGGTTCTCAAAGGACTGTCGCCCGGGGCCGCTCTCGTCTTCTTGCTCGCCGGGCCGGCGACCAACGCGGCCACCTTGACGGTTGTTGCACGTTTCTGGGGAAGAAAGGCAACCATGGTGTATCTTGCCGTAATCTCCTGCTGCTCACTTTCTCTTGGTTGGCTGACTAACGAATTCTACGCCTGGGCAGGTATCGATATCAGCCGCTGGGTTGCACCGGCAGAGGATCACTCTGCCGGCGGTTGGCACACCTTTGCGGCCATTGTTCTGCTAGCCCTGATTGCAAGAGCGTTTTACCTCTCCCGCGGCAGAGCTACTTAA
- a CDS encoding RND transporter, which produces MIRKFFNAIPWTFLLPVAILLALTPFKPEPHLVEKLRMLANGLLTRPVDIFDLFMHGGPILLAFAKLLIVRNNTPANEN; this is translated from the coding sequence ATGATCAGAAAGTTTTTCAACGCCATACCCTGGACATTTCTGCTGCCTGTGGCAATCCTTCTGGCCCTGACGCCTTTCAAACCTGAACCCCACTTGGTTGAGAAATTACGCATGCTTGCCAATGGCCTGCTGACTCGCCCTGTGGATATCTTTGATCTGTTTATGCACGGCGGGCCCATATTGCTGGCTTTTGCTAAACTTCTTATCGTGCGCAACAATACACCAGCAAATGAGAACTGA
- the sixA gene encoding phosphohistidine phosphatase SixA → MKVYLMQHALAYSSEEDQARPLSPAGINQAKAAAKGIKRLGLTFDLIVTSPKRRAHQTAALIAEGVRFPHSDILTTEAVLPQSQPQELLDLLQKESPQSSVLVVGHMPQLGRLSSQLLQGGEMHFENAGLACFEISSSHPARLEFSLTTQQLAV, encoded by the coding sequence ATGAAAGTATATCTGATGCAGCATGCGCTTGCCTACTCTTCGGAAGAAGATCAGGCAAGACCCCTCAGTCCGGCGGGTATTAATCAGGCAAAAGCTGCCGCAAAGGGTATCAAGCGTCTCGGCCTGACCTTTGACCTGATCGTGACCAGCCCCAAACGGCGCGCGCACCAGACGGCAGCGCTGATTGCCGAGGGAGTGCGTTTCCCGCATAGTGACATCCTGACCACGGAGGCCGTGTTGCCGCAGAGCCAACCGCAAGAGCTTCTCGACCTGCTACAGAAAGAGTCGCCACAAAGCAGCGTCCTGGTCGTTGGTCACATGCCCCAGCTGGGGAGATTGAGTTCGCAGCTATTACAGGGGGGAGAGATGCATTTCGAAAATGCCGGTCTGGCCTGCTTCGAGATCTCTTCCTCACACCCCGCCCGCCTGGAATTTTCGCTTACCACACAACAGCTGGCCGTCTGA
- a CDS encoding DUF1302 domain-containing protein: protein MMNLQGLKSHGRLGVVLPVLLAMLCGTPAAAFQFDFGEVEGSLDSTISYGMSWRMSDQDKDIVGLANGGRAYSVNGDDGNLNYDRDDAFSSLAKITSDLDLRHDNFGLFLRGSAFYDFENYDEDRERTQLSDDAKDLVGKDAELLDAYIWGNFELGDMPAQLRVGDQVLSWGESTFIQNGINIINPFDVSKLRVPGAELKEGLVPVGMVSASISPTENLTFEGFYQYDWEKVEIDPTGFYWSSNDIPGESGDRVLLGFGDWSDLGTSWQGGVIPFEITDDRFMMVPRAGDEKPSDDGQYGLAMRVYAPGLNDTEFGFYFINYHSRLPTLSGVTGTQTGFAKATGALTGIGTFAAVYDPNNPASIPPAVTAGITNGTLAGIGEGLDPAEAQAVATGAVNAATTGNASLANAYIVNEYAQTAKYKVEYPEDIKVYGVSFNTALDSIGASLQGEYSYHKDAPLQVDDVELLLAALSPLGDINPLFPFSDNQLTNGGNLGLDTYVRGYEEKDVSQLQMTMTKLFGPTFGADQFVMVGEAGVTHVHGMPSKSDMRFESAGTYVTGNPDQAAAGGAHAGKSAESSDVFADATSWGYRAVAKMDFNNAVGAVTLSPRIAWSHDVDGNTPGPGGSFIEDRKAVTYGIGASYQSTWSADLSYTNYFGASRYNLLNDRDFVALNIKYSF, encoded by the coding sequence ATGATGAATCTGCAAGGGTTGAAGAGTCACGGCCGGCTGGGGGTTGTTCTGCCCGTTCTGCTGGCAATGCTTTGTGGAACTCCGGCAGCGGCGTTCCAGTTCGATTTTGGCGAGGTGGAGGGTAGTCTCGACAGTACAATTTCCTACGGTATGAGCTGGCGGATGTCAGATCAGGATAAGGATATTGTCGGCTTGGCCAATGGCGGACGAGCTTATTCCGTTAACGGTGACGACGGCAATTTGAATTACGACAGGGACGACGCGTTCAGCAGTCTCGCTAAAATCACCAGTGATCTGGACCTCAGGCATGACAATTTTGGCCTCTTTTTACGTGGTTCTGCTTTCTACGACTTCGAAAACTATGATGAAGATCGGGAAAGAACCCAACTGAGCGATGACGCTAAAGACCTGGTCGGTAAGGACGCAGAACTTCTTGATGCCTATATCTGGGGGAACTTCGAACTCGGTGATATGCCTGCTCAACTTCGCGTTGGTGACCAGGTCCTGAGTTGGGGTGAAAGTACTTTCATTCAGAATGGCATTAACATCATCAACCCCTTTGATGTTAGTAAACTGCGTGTTCCCGGCGCTGAACTCAAAGAGGGTCTTGTGCCGGTCGGCATGGTCTCGGCCTCAATCAGCCCGACAGAAAACCTGACCTTTGAAGGTTTTTACCAGTACGACTGGGAAAAGGTCGAGATTGACCCCACCGGTTTCTACTGGAGTAGCAACGATATTCCCGGTGAAAGTGGTGACAGGGTCCTTCTCGGTTTTGGTGACTGGTCGGATCTCGGTACCAGTTGGCAGGGGGGAGTAATACCGTTTGAAATCACAGATGATCGCTTCATGATGGTTCCTCGTGCCGGAGATGAAAAACCCTCCGATGACGGTCAGTATGGTTTAGCGATGCGTGTCTATGCACCGGGCCTGAATGACACAGAATTCGGGTTTTACTTCATCAATTATCACAGCCGACTGCCGACCCTGAGTGGCGTGACGGGAACTCAAACTGGCTTCGCCAAAGCTACGGGGGCGTTGACTGGAATTGGGACTTTTGCCGCTGTCTATGACCCGAATAATCCAGCATCCATTCCTCCTGCGGTTACAGCTGGTATAACGAACGGAACGTTGGCGGGTATTGGTGAAGGGCTTGACCCTGCTGAGGCCCAAGCGGTTGCAACAGGCGCGGTCAATGCGGCAACAACTGGCAACGCTAGCCTAGCAAACGCTTATATCGTCAACGAGTATGCCCAGACGGCAAAATACAAGGTTGAATACCCGGAGGACATTAAAGTTTACGGAGTGAGCTTCAATACGGCGCTGGACAGCATCGGCGCTTCCTTGCAGGGTGAGTACTCGTATCATAAGGACGCGCCATTACAGGTTGATGATGTTGAATTGTTGCTGGCCGCCCTGAGCCCTCTAGGGGATATTAATCCGTTGTTCCCCTTTTCAGACAATCAGCTCACAAATGGTGGGAATCTAGGACTTGACACTTATGTCCGTGGTTATGAAGAGAAGGATGTCTCTCAACTACAGATGACCATGACTAAACTTTTCGGCCCGACCTTTGGTGCGGATCAGTTCGTAATGGTGGGTGAAGCCGGTGTGACCCATGTCCATGGGATGCCCAGCAAGAGCGATATGCGCTTTGAATCGGCGGGCACATACGTAACAGGTAATCCCGATCAGGCGGCTGCCGGAGGAGCGCATGCGGGCAAGTCAGCTGAATCATCAGACGTCTTTGCAGATGCGACCTCATGGGGCTACCGCGCGGTTGCTAAGATGGATTTTAATAACGCGGTAGGTGCAGTCACCCTCTCTCCCCGGATCGCTTGGTCACACGACGTCGATGGCAACACTCCAGGTCCGGGAGGCAGCTTCATTGAAGATCGCAAAGCGGTCACTTATGGTATTGGAGCGAGCTACCAGAGCACCTGGTCTGCAGACCTGAGCTATACAAATTATTTTGGTGCAAGTCGCTATAATTTGTTGAATGATCGCGATTTCGTTGCCCTCAATATTAAGTATTCCTTCTAA
- a CDS encoding DUF1329 domain-containing protein, with the protein MKKTICKLSIFLMAGLLLTSQGFAAVSADEAARLGKDLTPMGGEKAGNADGTIPAWDGGITTPPASYEKGMHHPDPYAADKILFTVTADNMGQYADKLTVGQQAMLEAYPSYKMNVYPTHRSAAMPQRIYDATKAVAVTATLAEGDNGVNGAINGIPFPIPEKGVEVIWNHILRWRGNAFDRNFGLAPMTRGGDFTMVEFNEKGDFRYSHEGMTEEKFNNTIATFKQEIFAPARVAGRILLVHETLDQNKENRRAWLYNPGQRRVRRAPNVAFDNPKEGGDGLTTSDTVDMYNGSPERYNWELVGKKEIYVPYNSYLLHSDKLKYKDILTPLHLNPDYLRYELHRVWVVEATLKEGTSHIYKRRTFYVDEDTWQILAMDQYDSRDQLWRVSEGHCINYYEVPTFWSTVETHYDLQSGRYIAINLNNEHSMYNFDVKFSGKEFTASALRRSGKR; encoded by the coding sequence ATGAAAAAAACAATTTGCAAATTATCGATATTTCTAATGGCCGGCCTGCTTTTGACCAGCCAGGGCTTTGCGGCGGTTTCTGCCGACGAAGCCGCTCGACTTGGCAAGGACCTCACTCCGATGGGTGGCGAAAAAGCCGGCAACGCCGATGGCACCATTCCTGCCTGGGACGGTGGCATCACCACACCACCAGCCAGCTACGAGAAGGGCATGCATCATCCTGACCCTTATGCCGCCGACAAGATTCTCTTTACCGTTACAGCCGACAACATGGGCCAATACGCCGACAAACTGACGGTCGGGCAACAAGCCATGCTCGAGGCTTACCCGTCGTACAAGATGAATGTCTACCCGACCCATCGCAGTGCAGCAATGCCACAACGCATCTACGATGCAACCAAAGCCGTTGCGGTAACAGCAACGCTGGCAGAGGGTGACAACGGCGTGAACGGAGCCATCAACGGCATTCCTTTCCCGATTCCGGAGAAAGGGGTCGAGGTCATCTGGAATCATATCCTGCGTTGGCGCGGCAATGCTTTCGATCGTAACTTCGGCCTTGCACCGATGACTCGCGGTGGTGATTTCACCATGGTCGAGTTCAATGAAAAGGGTGATTTTCGTTACAGCCATGAAGGGATGACGGAAGAGAAGTTCAACAACACTATCGCCACCTTCAAGCAGGAGATCTTCGCTCCCGCCCGTGTCGCCGGGCGCATCCTGCTAGTCCATGAGACACTTGACCAGAACAAGGAAAACCGTCGTGCCTGGCTCTATAATCCCGGTCAGCGTCGTGTGCGTCGTGCTCCAAATGTTGCTTTCGATAATCCAAAAGAGGGCGGCGATGGCCTGACCACCAGCGATACGGTTGACATGTACAACGGCAGCCCCGAGCGCTATAACTGGGAGCTGGTTGGCAAAAAAGAGATCTATGTTCCTTACAACAGCTACCTGCTGCACAGCGACAAACTCAAGTACAAGGATATCCTCACTCCCTTGCACCTGAACCCCGACTACCTGCGCTACGAACTGCATCGTGTCTGGGTGGTTGAGGCAACGCTCAAGGAAGGCACCAGCCATATCTACAAAAGGCGGACCTTCTATGTTGACGAAGACACCTGGCAGATTCTGGCCATGGACCAGTACGACAGCCGCGATCAACTCTGGCGTGTTTCCGAAGGTCATTGCATCAACTACTACGAAGTACCGACCTTCTGGTCGACAGTTGAGACTCATTACGACCTGCAATCGGGACGTTATATTGCAATTAATCTCAACAATGAGCACTCAATGTACAATTTTGATGTAAAATTCAGTGGTAAGGAATTTACAGCCTCGGCATTGCGTCGTTCCGGCAAGCGCTAA
- a CDS encoding YCF48-related protein, giving the protein MTGLILLLTFCLIPNPALAVNSQILPLAEKSLLLDGQVLGDRIIVVGERGHILISEDQGVSWQQQEVPTRANLTSVFFVDPANGWAAGHDSVILQTSDGGHHWQQVYADPEDERPILDLWFRDITHGYAVGAYGLFLFTEDGGKSWQPFDFNPATLRANGDGVGEDRADGLEEESWGIDFHLNQISATPNGRILITAEAGNIYRSDDGCRSWLSLPSPYEGSFYGSLPLSQTSLLAFGLRGHLFRSEDTGNSWQPVASGTQATINDGIRLRDGRIVLAGLAGTLLISNDGGHSFSLHPQAGRAGIAKILQADEQSLILIGEHGVKRLNLTVAEEEVGQ; this is encoded by the coding sequence ATGACAGGATTGATTCTCCTCCTCACGTTTTGCCTGATTCCAAATCCTGCCCTTGCTGTAAACAGTCAAATTCTGCCCCTGGCGGAGAAATCATTGCTGCTCGATGGACAGGTTCTTGGAGACCGCATCATTGTCGTTGGAGAGCGTGGTCATATCCTGATCTCTGAAGATCAAGGCGTTTCCTGGCAACAGCAGGAGGTGCCGACACGAGCGAATCTGACCAGTGTGTTCTTTGTCGACCCCGCCAACGGTTGGGCAGCAGGGCATGACAGCGTTATTTTACAAACCAGCGACGGTGGCCACCACTGGCAGCAGGTCTACGCCGACCCCGAGGACGAACGACCGATTCTCGACCTCTGGTTCCGAGATATAACCCATGGTTACGCCGTGGGCGCTTATGGCCTTTTCCTGTTCACCGAGGATGGTGGCAAGAGTTGGCAGCCTTTCGATTTTAATCCGGCAACCCTTAGGGCGAATGGCGATGGCGTCGGCGAAGACCGGGCTGACGGTCTCGAAGAAGAGTCCTGGGGAATTGATTTTCATCTCAACCAGATATCTGCAACACCTAATGGCCGAATCCTGATCACTGCCGAAGCAGGCAACATTTATCGTTCCGACGATGGCTGCCGCTCCTGGCTTAGCTTACCCTCGCCCTATGAAGGCTCCTTTTACGGCAGTCTTCCTCTCTCGCAAACCAGCCTTCTGGCTTTTGGTCTGCGCGGGCACCTGTTTCGTTCAGAGGATACCGGTAACTCCTGGCAGCCGGTTGCTTCAGGGACCCAGGCTACCATCAATGACGGCATCCGTTTGCGCGATGGTCGCATCGTCCTAGCCGGACTGGCCGGAACCCTCCTGATCAGCAACGATGGGGGACACAGTTTTAGCTTGCACCCCCAGGCAGGCCGGGCAGGAATCGCTAAAATTCTGCAGGCCGATGAGCAAAGTTTGATCCTGATTGGCGAACATGGAGTCAAGCGTTTGAACCTCACGGTTGCAGAAGAGGAGGTCGGACAATGA
- a CDS encoding MMPL family transporter has product MISNLLDRIENFIFGVRPLIVGIFVIITLIMGYGLTNLHVDAGFSKHLPLQHEYMRTFMEYRNEFGGANRVLVALRARDGNMFSAEFFNALKQATDEVFFLDGVDRSRVSSLFTPNVRFTEVVEDGIAGGNVVPADFQPTAEGLDQVRKNILKSGIVGRLVANDFSAAIISAELIEFDPQTGKKVDVIEVGHQLEALREKIENDQIEVNIIGYAKVISDIADGAKRVVLFFVVAFFISGLLVYLFTRSHRVTAMALICSLIAVVWQLGLLTYLGFGIDPMGILVPFLIFAIAVSHGVQMITANRAAVFNGDDGLTAARSSFRSLLVPGGVALISDTIGFITIMLIDIEVIQQMAITASLGVATIIFTNLMLLPILLSYIGFPKDYKQRLRESIEKMDRFWMRVSRTAKPWPAAALIIFATGLMIFGAIRGSEIKIGDLHQGVPELRPTSRYNTDSKTVTEHFSIGVDILNVIVETVDDGCIDYEVMENIDNFAWQMTNTKGVQSVIGLPGIAKVINAGWSEGALKWRVLPRNRQVLVEAVQYIPTSSGLLNADCSVMPVMIFTADHKAETISHVVDTIKSYQSENGTEKVKFRLATGNVGVMAATNEEVSAAQFPILIYVFSAIIILCLLTFRSLRATLAITLPLGLVSLLAYALMTQLEIGLKVSTLPVVALGVGVGVDYGIYIYSRFQSHLDEGMTIYQAYHETLKVTGSGVLVTGITLAIGTATWIFSPLQFQADMGILLTFMFLLNMLGALLLLPALASWLLRLGKRT; this is encoded by the coding sequence ATGATTTCCAATCTCCTTGATCGAATAGAAAACTTTATTTTCGGAGTTCGTCCTCTGATCGTTGGCATATTTGTCATCATCACCCTGATCATGGGCTACGGTCTGACCAACCTGCACGTTGATGCCGGTTTCTCCAAACATTTGCCATTGCAGCACGAATACATGCGAACGTTTATGGAGTATCGCAACGAGTTCGGCGGCGCCAACCGGGTTTTGGTTGCCCTGCGTGCCCGTGATGGCAACATGTTCAGCGCTGAATTTTTCAACGCCCTTAAACAGGCCACCGACGAGGTTTTCTTCCTCGACGGTGTTGATCGCAGCCGGGTCAGTTCACTCTTCACACCGAACGTTCGCTTTACCGAGGTGGTCGAGGATGGTATCGCCGGTGGCAACGTGGTCCCGGCTGATTTCCAGCCCACGGCAGAGGGCCTTGATCAGGTCCGTAAAAACATTCTCAAGTCGGGCATTGTCGGTCGTTTGGTTGCGAATGATTTCTCGGCTGCAATCATCAGTGCCGAGTTGATCGAGTTCGACCCTCAGACCGGCAAGAAGGTCGACGTCATAGAAGTCGGTCATCAGCTGGAAGCCCTGCGGGAAAAAATCGAGAACGACCAGATCGAAGTCAATATCATCGGTTACGCCAAGGTCATCTCTGATATTGCCGACGGCGCCAAACGCGTTGTGCTCTTCTTTGTCGTCGCCTTTTTCATCAGCGGTCTTCTGGTCTATCTTTTTACCCGCTCGCACCGGGTGACAGCGATGGCCCTGATCTGCTCGCTCATTGCCGTCGTCTGGCAACTTGGCTTGCTCACCTATCTCGGCTTTGGTATCGATCCGATGGGCATCCTGGTGCCCTTCCTGATTTTCGCCATCGCGGTCAGTCACGGTGTGCAGATGATCACAGCCAATCGGGCCGCTGTCTTTAACGGTGACGATGGCCTGACTGCGGCACGCAGCAGCTTCCGCAGCCTGCTGGTGCCGGGAGGTGTCGCTCTGATCTCAGACACCATCGGCTTTATTACCATCATGCTGATCGACATCGAAGTGATCCAGCAGATGGCGATTACCGCAAGTCTCGGGGTGGCGACGATTATTTTCACCAATCTTATGTTGCTGCCGATCCTGCTTTCCTACATCGGTTTCCCGAAAGACTACAAGCAGCGCCTGCGCGAAAGTATCGAGAAAATGGATCGTTTCTGGATGCGCGTGTCGCGAACCGCAAAGCCTTGGCCTGCTGCGGCGCTGATCATCTTTGCTACAGGGTTGATGATCTTCGGCGCCATACGTGGCAGCGAGATCAAGATTGGCGACCTGCACCAGGGGGTTCCGGAGCTACGGCCGACGTCGCGCTACAATACTGACAGCAAAACGGTCACCGAGCACTTCTCGATTGGTGTCGATATCCTTAATGTTATCGTCGAAACGGTTGACGATGGTTGTATCGACTACGAGGTTATGGAGAACATTGATAACTTTGCCTGGCAGATGACCAACACCAAGGGTGTGCAATCCGTTATCGGTTTGCCGGGAATCGCCAAGGTCATTAACGCCGGATGGAGCGAGGGTGCTCTCAAGTGGCGGGTTTTACCACGTAACCGCCAGGTTCTGGTCGAAGCGGTCCAGTACATTCCGACCAGCAGCGGCCTGCTCAACGCTGACTGCTCGGTTATGCCGGTGATGATCTTTACCGCGGATCACAAGGCGGAGACCATCTCCCATGTTGTTGATACGATCAAGAGCTATCAATCCGAGAATGGTACGGAAAAGGTCAAGTTCCGTCTCGCAACCGGCAATGTCGGGGTTATGGCGGCTACCAACGAAGAAGTCTCAGCGGCACAGTTCCCGATTCTCATTTACGTCTTTAGCGCAATTATCATTCTCTGTCTGCTGACTTTCCGTTCCCTGCGCGCGACCCTGGCGATCACCCTGCCGCTTGGCCTGGTTTCGTTGCTGGCGTATGCATTGATGACGCAACTGGAGATCGGGTTGAAGGTTTCGACTTTGCCGGTTGTGGCTCTTGGTGTCGGTGTCGGTGTCGATTACGGCATCTACATTTACAGTCGTTTCCAGTCTCACCTCGACGAAGGCATGACGATTTACCAGGCCTATCACGAAACCCTCAAGGTCACCGGCAGCGGCGTGCTGGTCACCGGGATTACCCTGGCCATAGGAACGGCGACCTGGATCTTTTCTCCACTGCAGTTCCAGGCGGACATGGGCATCTTGTTGACCTTCATGTTCCTGCTGAACATGCTTGGCGCCCTGCTGCTATTGCCGGCTCTTGCGAGTTGGCTGCTCAGGCTCGGAAAGCGCACCTGA